GTCAAGTCATCACGGCCCTTACGTCTTGGGCTACACACGTGCTACAATGGTAAGTACAGAGGGCAGCTACCTAGCGATAGGATGCGAATCTCGAAAACTTATCTCAGTTCGGATTGGAGTCTGCAACTCGACTCTATGAAGCTGGAATCGCTAGTAATCGCATATCAGCCATGATGCGGTGAATACGTTCCCGGGCCTTGTACACACCGCCCGTCAAGCCATGGAAGCTGGGGGTACCTGAAGTCGGTGACCGTAACAGGAGCTGCCTAGGGTAAAACTGGTAACTAGGGCTAAGTCGTAACAAGGTAGCCGTACCGGAAGGTGCGGCTGGAACATCTCATATTTAGAGAACGACGAATTTTCTTCTATTAATTAGAAGATTGATTTTGATTCGGCTTTTTATTCTGTATAAACTATAAATATAGACCACTCTTTAAGAGTATTAAAGAGTCTCATAGCTCAGCTGGTTAGAGCGCTACACTGATAATGTAGAGGTCGGCAGTTCGAGTCTGCCTGAGACTACTAAATAACATAAAGAGGGGGATTAGCTCAGCTGGCTAGAGCGCTTGCCTTGCACGCAAGAGGTCATCGGTTCGACTCCGATATTCTCCACGAATTAATGAGTTAATTCGAGAATTGATTAATGAGATAATTATCACATTATTACATTTTCAAATTATCACATTAAAGAAGAGTTCATTGACATTATTAGAAACAGATTATAATTTAATAATTATAATCGCATACAATCAAAAACAAACAGATTTAGAAATAAATACAAAAGTTTTAAAAAGGTATACAATTAATCAATAAAACGAGTAAGATTAACATAACCGCTCAATAATATGACGGTTAAATCGAGAAAAAAGTTACAAAGGGCGTACGGCGGATGCCTAGGCTTTGAGAGGCGATGAAGGACGTGATAAGCTGCGATAAGCTTCGGGGAGTGGCACATACACATTATATCCGAAGATTTCCGAATGGGACAACCCGGCATGTTGAAGACATGTCACTGCGTAAGCAGAGCGAACGTTGGGAACTGAAACATCTAAGTACCAATAGGAAAAGAAATCAATTGAGATTCCGTAAGTAGTGGCGAGCGAACGCGGATTAGCCCTAAAGACTTTATAAGGATAACAGAATAACCTGGAAAGGTTAACCGAAGAGGGTGATAGTCCCGTAAGTGAAATTTTTATAATGTTGATAACGAGTAAGGCGGAACACGAGAAATTCTGTCCGAATATGGGAGGACCATCTTCCAAGGCTAAATACTCCTCAAAGACCGATAGTGAACTAGTACTGTGAAGGAAAGGTGAAAAGCATTTCGAATAGAAAGTTGAAATAGAACCTGAAACCGTACGCCTACAAGCGGTCGGAGCACTAAAGTGTGACGGCGTGCCTTTTGCATAATGAGCCTACGAGTTAATGTTGCTGGCAAGGTTAAGGACTTCAGGTCCGGAGCCGTAGCGAAAGCGAGTCTGAATAGGGCGTTATAGTCAGTAGTATTAGACGCGAAACCTTGTGATCTACCCATGGGCAGGTTGAAGCTTTGGTAACACAAAGTGGAGGACCGAACCGGTTGACGTTGAAAAGTCTTCGGATGACCTGTGGGTAGGGGTGAAAGGCCAATCAAACTGGGAAATAGCTCGTACTCCCCGAAATGCATTTAGGTGCAGCGTTTAGTTAAGTATATTAGAGGTAGAGCTACTGATTGGATGCGGGGGCTTCACCGCCTACCAATTCCTGACAAACTCCGAATGCTAATATATGTTTCTATGCAGTGAGGGCATGGGTGCTAAGGTCCATGTCCGAGAGGGAAAGAACCCAGACCATCAGCTAAGGTCCCCAAATATATGCTAAGTTGAGAAAACGCGGTTGGATTGCATTGACAGCTAGGATGTTAGCTTGGAAGCAGCTATTCATTTAACGAGTGCGTAACAGCTCACTAGTCGAGCGATCCGGCATGGATAATAATCGGGCATAAGCATATTACCGAAGCTATGGATTCATACTTATGTATGACTGGTAGGGGAGCATTCTAACGGCGCAGAAGTCACCTGGTAATGGGTGGTGGAGCTTTTAGAAAAGAAAATGTAGGCATGAGTAACGATAAAATAAGTGAGAAACTTATTCGCCGTAAGACTAAGGATTCCTCAGCTATGCTAATCAGCTGAGGGTTAGTCGGGACCTAACACGCACCCTTTGGGGGAAGTGGATGGCAAACGGGTTAATATTCCCGTACCTGCACTCAATAAAAGTGACGAATGATTGTAGGAGGTGCGTACTGACGGAATAGTACGTTGAACCTACGTAAAGTAGGGATAGTACACGAAGGTTTCGGCTGGAGTGATAATCCTCTGAAAATTGTTCCAAGAAATAGCGAGATGTGCAGCCCGTACCGTAAACCGACACAGGTGGTCGAGGAGAGTATCCTAAGGCGCTCGAGCGATTCATGGTTAAGGAATTAGGCAAAATAGACCTGTAACTTCGGGAGAAAGGTCGCTGTCAGCAATGACAGCCTCAGTAAAAAGGCCCAGGCGACTGTTTATCAAAAACACAGGACTCTGCAAAATAGAAATATGACGTATAGGGTCTGACACCTGCCCGGTGCTGGAAGGTTAAGGAAGGAGCTTAGAGGTAACTCGAAGGTTTTGACTGAAGCCCCAGTAAACGGCGGCCGTAACTATAACGGTCCTAAGGTAGCGAAATTCCTTGTCGGGTAAGTTCCGACCTGCACGAATGGTGTAACGATCTGGGCACTGTCTCAACCATGATCTCGGTGAAATTGTAGTATCGGTGAAGATGCCGGTTAATCGCAACGGGACGAAAAGACCCTGTGAACCTTTACTATAGCTTTGTATTGACTTCGGGTAAATAATGTGTAGGATAGGTGGGAGACTATGAATCAGTATCGCTAGGTATTGTGGAGTCATTGTTGAAATACCACCCTTTATTTACTTGGAGCCTAACTTCCTTTTAGGAAGGACAGTGCATGGTGGGTAGTTTGACTGGGGTGGTCGCCTCCAAAAGAGTAACGGAGGCTTTCAAAGGTACCCTCAGCACGCTTGGTAACCGTGCGTAGAGTGTAATGGCATAAGGGTGCTTGACTGTGAGACCAACAAGTCGATCAGGTGCGAAAGCAGGACATAGTGATCCGGTGGTTCCGTATGGAAGGGCCATCGCTCAAAGGATAAAAGGTACTCCGGGGATAACAGGCTAGTCTCCCCCAAGAGCTCACATCGACGGGGAGGTTCGGCACCTCGATGTCGGCTCGTCACATCCTGGGGCTGGAGAAGGTCCCAAGGGTTGGGCTGTTCGCCCATTAAAGTGGCACGCGAGCTGGGTTCAGAACGTCGTGAGACAGTTCGGTCTCTATCTGTTGTGATCGTTAGAAGTTTGAGCGGACTTGACTCTAGTACGAGAGGACCGTGTTGAACAAACCTCTGGTGTATCAGTTGTGCCGCCAGGTGCACCGCTGAGTAGCTACGTTTGGAAGAGATAAGCACTGAAAGCATATAAGTGCGAAACTCGCCGCAAGATTAGACTTCTTTAAAGGGTCGTTGTAGACTACAACGTTGATAGGCTATAGATGTAAAGGCAGCGATGTCATAGTCGAGTAGTACTAATTACCCATAGACTTTTTCTTAAAAGTACAACGAATCAAAGATAGTTGGTAGCGATACCAACCAAAATAAAAAGATTAAATACTAACATTGATTTAATCGTCATAGAGAAGGTTAGTTAATCTTATTTGGATTAAACATGTAATACCAGATTGTAAGAGTTTGTAAAATGTATTATGTAAAAAGTATTAAGTAATCACTTAATACAATAAAACATAAGACTTAATACAACATTTAATAATGTCAAAAAATATTAGGAACTAATACCTAATTAAAAATATTAGGGTGACTATAGCTGCAGGGCTCACCTCTTCCCATTCCGAACAGAGAAGTTAAGCCTGCCTGCGCCGATGGTACTGCGATTGCGGGAGAGTAGGTCGTCGCCAGTTTTTATCAAAAGCCTCAAGATTATTTCTTGAGGCTTTTTTTTGTTTATACTTTTTTGAGATGTTAGTAATTAGATATTAGAGCTTCACGAAGCTGAAATACGTTCTTTAGGTCTAAGTTCTCGATACAAAAATCACAGATTTTTACTCGAATTGACGAATAGTTGAGATTCTTCGTTAAACTCACAGAATGACAGATTTATTAACGTCTTATGGTTATAACTTAAAACCCGCGTTAGGGATAGTAGTGGAAATCCTTTTGTTTGACGAAGGATTTTGTTTTTAGGTACCTATGATACTCCAAACAAAAGATTGCAACGGATAGCCCGACCGAGCGTAGGAAATTTTACTATTTAATTATAATTTTGTTGGCGAGGGAACGCCCAGAAAGAAATTTTATAGAATATATGCAATTGATTTATATTTTGAATAAAAGTTTAATTGTTTATTCAAAATAATAACTTTATTTTTGGTTAACATTTGGTGCGAGCGTAATAGTTCGGTAACAGGGAATCAGGTGAAAATCCTGAACAGACCCGCTGCTGTAAGCTCCATATTTTTTAGAATATAAATTATCCACTGTTCTTTGTGAATGGGAAGGATTTTCTAAAAAAGGAGTAAGTCAGAAGACCTACCAAAATGATATGTTAATGCTTTCGGGGACTGAAGCGTGAAGAACAATTTTGGGATAGGTAAATGCCTATGTACTGACTTCATACACTCTCGTTAGCAACAATTAATTATTGCTAAATGAGAAATCTAAAAACTATAATTTATTGTTGCAGCTTGATTTTACTTTCATGTAATATTGCCTATGCGCAAATTTTTCGTGATAGTATATTAGAGCTTCAACAGGTTGATATTTCAACGACAAATACTAAAACTGTAGTTCCTGTTCAAGAATTAAAGGGAGAGCAATTACAGGCTTTGAATAGCCATTCTGTTGCCGACGCTGTTCGTTTCTTTTCTGGTGTACAAATCAAAGATTACGGTGGGGTAGGTGGATTGAAAACAATTGATGTTCGTGGAATGGGCTCTCAGCATGTTGGAGTGTTTTATGATGGTATTCAATTGGGAAATGCGCAGAACGGAATTATAGATTTAGGAAAATTTTCGTTGGACGATATGGAAGTTATTTCGTTATACATTGGTCAAAAAAGTAATATTTTTCAATCAGCAAAAGATTATGCGTCAGCTAATGCAATTTATTTAGAAACTAAGAAGCCTGTTTTTAGAGATAACAAAAGTACTAATATTACACTTCGATATAAATTAGGCTCTATTCAATTAATTAACCCTTCAACACGAATTGAACAAAAGATTTCTGATCGTTTATCAGCAGTTTTAAGCGCTGAATATATCAAAACGAATGGAGTGTATAAATTTCGTTATCAACGAAAAAATATGGACGGTTCTACAGCATATGATACAGTTTTGAGACGTCGAGATGGGCAAGTTGACGCGAAACGTGTTGAATTGGGATTATTCGGAAAAGGAAATCAATGCAATTGGAATGTAAAAGGTTATTTGTTTGATTCGGATCGGGGAATACCAGCAGCAATTGTAAGAGGTCGATTTGATGGGCGCGGACAAACATTAGTTGATAAAAATTATTTTGTTCAGGGAAAATTCGAAAAACGTTTCAATAATTTTCAGTCGAAGATTAATGCAAAGTTTGCATACGATTTTACACATTTTACAGATACCGTTTCTACCGTAAAAAATGAAAATAAATACATTCAACGGGAGTTTTATGTTTCGTGGGCAAATCTATATTCTATTAGCGATAAGTGGGATGTGAACGTTGCAACTGACTATCAGTTTAACAATTTAGATGCTGATTTAAAAGAATTTTCATATCCAACTCGTCACACAAATTTGATTGCTTTTGCTTCAACTTATCGTATGAATCGTTTGAGTTTACAAGGAAGTTTATTGGGAACTTTTGTGAAAGAATCGGTCGAAAAAAATACAAGCGCACAAGATAAAACTATTTGGACACCAACGATTATTGCAAATTACCAACCATTCAAATCACACGATTTTAACATTAGAGCATTTTATAAGCGAATTTTTAGAATGCCAACGTTCAACGATTTATATTACACGAGTATTGGTTATGCTAATCTTCGACCAGAATTTTCTACACAATATAATGTGGGATTTACCTATTCTAAATCATTTCATCGTTTCTTCAAAAATATTTCCATTCAAGCTGATGCTTACTACAACGAAGTTACCGATAAAATTGTAGCTGTTCCTTCGGGCAGTTTGTTTCGATTTACAATGATGAATCTTGGTCAAACAAGGATGAAAGGATTGGATATTAAACTGCGATCAACATTTAGTTTTGGTGAGATAGAGTTTTCGCCAATGTTGAACTATGGTTTTTTAGAAGCGTTAGATTATTCAAGTCCTACAAAAAGTTACTACAAAAATCAAATTCCATATACAGCCAAGCATAGCGGATCCTTTGTTTTAGGCGCTTCATACAAAACGTGGAATTTCAATTACAGTTTTATTTATGTGGGCGAACGATACAATGTGCATCAAGATAATAATAAATATAATCGACTTAATCCTTGGTTTACAAATGATTTGGGCGTGCATAAAGAATTTAAATTAAATCAAAATTCGTTCAAAATTTCTTTTGAATTAAACAATGTCTTGAATCAACAATACGATGTGATTTACAATTATCCAATGCCAGGGAGGCAATTCAAATTTATATTAAGCGCAAATTTATGAGATATTTTAAACAATTATTCGTCTGTTTATTAACAGCAACCACTTTTTATGCATGTCAGCAAGATACGTATTTAATCGAAAGTGAAGAAGATGGTGTAACAACTCCAGAAGAAACAGATGTCGCTGGATTTTATTTACTGAACGAAGGAAAGATGGGAAGCAATATGGCGACAATAGATTATATGGATTTTAAAACAGGCGTGTATAATCGAAACATTTATGCTTCAGCAAACCCTGAAGTAGTAAAAGAATTGGGCGATGTTGGAAATGATATTAAGATTTATGGTAACAAGCTATATGCGGTAATCAATGTGTCCAATTTTATCGAAGTAATGGATGTTAAAACTGCGAAGCATTTAGGAACAATTCCTTTAGAGAATGGGCGATACATCACATTTGCAAATGGAAAGGCGTATGCTACTTCGTATGCAGGTCCAGTCACGCTTGACCCGAAAGCGCCTTTAGGAAAAGTAGTAGAGATTGATACGATTAATTTATCCGTTACGCGTCAAGTGACTGTTGGGTATCAACCAGATGAATTGGAAGTGGTTGGAAATAATTTATATGTTGCAAATTCTGGTGGGTATAGAGTTCCAGATTATGATAGAACTATTTCGGTGATTGACTTGTCAACATTTAAAGAAACGAAAAAAATAGATGTTGAAGTGAATCTTCATCGTATCAAAAAAGATGCTGATGGCGATTTGTATGTCACTTCTCGTGGTAATTATAAAGATATTTCATCTAATCTTTTTGTAATTGATAGTAAGACACATCAAATCAAAAAGAAATTTGATATTCCAGTTTCTAACTTTACGATTGATGATGACAAGCTGTATTATTATTCGAATGAATTTAGCTATACAACTTTCGAATACACCAAATCTTATGGTGTAATTGATACCAAAACAGAACAAGTTATCAACAATACATTGGTGAATGATCCTGTGATTAACACTATCGAAACACCTTATGGAATCGCCATAAATCCAAAGACAAAAGACATTTTTATTACCGATGTTGGAAACTATGTTTCGATGGGTTATGTGTATTGTTTTGATAAAAATGGAGTCTTTAAATGGAAAACTGGAGCCGGAAATATTCCCGCTCATTTTGCTTTTGTTTACAAATAAAATTTACATATGAAAAATAAATCTATATTACTTTATTCAATTATTTCTTTGGGAGTAGTTGGAATTTACAGTTGTTCAGATGATGAATCAATTGATACTTCTTTATATGATGTTGCATTAAAAAGCGAGTATGAAGTTACTCGATTTAAGAATCTAAATATAGAAGCGAATACTCAAGGATTTGATAACGCAACTTATACTTGGAAAATAGGAGATTCAATTATTTCTACAACAGAAAAATTGGACTTTATTCCATTGAAATCTGGAGATTATAAATTAAAATTAATTGTTAAGAATAATTTAAAAAAGGATTCAGCAGTTTCAAATTTAAAAGTTAAAGATGTTTTAGAAAGTAAATACTCTTTTGATCGATTAAAGCTATATGATATTAAACCAGATTTAGATGATGAAACATTTAACTCATATACATGGAAACAAAATGGAGAAGTAATTGGAAGTTTAAAAGACTTACAATACATATCAGATATAGAAGGAGAATATAATTTAACATTAGAATTAAAAGGAAAATATAATGTAGACGTTTCTACGAAAATTAAGGTAAACAAAGAAACGTCTATTTATAGTAAATACATCGCACAAGTTTTTGATTATTTGCCATCAGTGGGACAGTTTGTGAATAAACTTCCAGCATATGTAGAAGGGGATACACAAGTTGAAATGACGGCTAAAGCAGGAAAAGAGTTAATTGGCAAAGAAGGCGGAATGATCACATTAGGTGGATTTGGTGGTTATGTCGTTTTTGGTTTTGATCATACAATTATGAATCACGCGAATAAACGCGATTTCAAAGTTTTAGGAAATGGATTTGCCGGATCATCTGAGCCAGGAATTATCATGGTTGCCTATGATAAAAATAAAAATGGTAAACCTGACGAAGATGAATGGTACGAAATCGCAGGAAGCGAATATCAAAATCCAAACACAATCAAAAATTATTCGATTGTTTTTCAAAAACCAACTGTTGAAGATGTAATTCCAAATCCTGAATATATAAAATGGACCGATAATCAAGGGAATTCAGGGTTTAAAACCAAGAATATTTACCATAAGCAATCGTATTATCCATTATGGTATAAGCAAAATGAACTGAAATTTTCAGGAACACTTTTACCTAATAATTATACCGAAAACAATGGAATTTGGACAGGAAAACAATATGCATATGGTTATGCAGATAATGCTCAAAATGATTCGGAGGATTCAAACATTGACATTGATTGGGCTGTCGATAAAAATGGAAACCCTGTCAAATTAATGGGA
This portion of the Empedobacter stercoris genome encodes:
- a CDS encoding TonB-dependent receptor → MRNLKTIIYCCSLILLSCNIAYAQIFRDSILELQQVDISTTNTKTVVPVQELKGEQLQALNSHSVADAVRFFSGVQIKDYGGVGGLKTIDVRGMGSQHVGVFYDGIQLGNAQNGIIDLGKFSLDDMEVISLYIGQKSNIFQSAKDYASANAIYLETKKPVFRDNKSTNITLRYKLGSIQLINPSTRIEQKISDRLSAVLSAEYIKTNGVYKFRYQRKNMDGSTAYDTVLRRRDGQVDAKRVELGLFGKGNQCNWNVKGYLFDSDRGIPAAIVRGRFDGRGQTLVDKNYFVQGKFEKRFNNFQSKINAKFAYDFTHFTDTVSTVKNENKYIQREFYVSWANLYSISDKWDVNVATDYQFNNLDADLKEFSYPTRHTNLIAFASTYRMNRLSLQGSLLGTFVKESVEKNTSAQDKTIWTPTIIANYQPFKSHDFNIRAFYKRIFRMPTFNDLYYTSIGYANLRPEFSTQYNVGFTYSKSFHRFFKNISIQADAYYNEVTDKIVAVPSGSLFRFTMMNLGQTRMKGLDIKLRSTFSFGEIEFSPMLNYGFLEALDYSSPTKSYYKNQIPYTAKHSGSFVLGASYKTWNFNYSFIYVGERYNVHQDNNKYNRLNPWFTNDLGVHKEFKLNQNSFKISFELNNVLNQQYDVIYNYPMPGRQFKFILSANL
- a CDS encoding PKD-like domain-containing protein, with translation MKNKSILLYSIISLGVVGIYSCSDDESIDTSLYDVALKSEYEVTRFKNLNIEANTQGFDNATYTWKIGDSIISTTEKLDFIPLKSGDYKLKLIVKNNLKKDSAVSNLKVKDVLESKYSFDRLKLYDIKPDLDDETFNSYTWKQNGEVIGSLKDLQYISDIEGEYNLTLELKGKYNVDVSTKIKVNKETSIYSKYIAQVFDYLPSVGQFVNKLPAYVEGDTQVEMTAKAGKELIGKEGGMITLGGFGGYVVFGFDHTIMNHANKRDFKVLGNGFAGSSEPGIIMVAYDKNKNGKPDEDEWYEIAGSEYQNPNTIKNYSIVFQKPTVEDVIPNPEYIKWTDNQGNSGFKTKNIYHKQSYYPLWYKQNELKFSGTLLPNNYTENNGIWTGKQYAYGYADNAQNDSEDSNIDIDWAVDKNGNPVKLMGIDFIKIYTGTNQEAGWLGEISTEVTGAYDLHL
- a CDS encoding YncE family protein, whose product is MRYFKQLFVCLLTATTFYACQQDTYLIESEEDGVTTPEETDVAGFYLLNEGKMGSNMATIDYMDFKTGVYNRNIYASANPEVVKELGDVGNDIKIYGNKLYAVINVSNFIEVMDVKTAKHLGTIPLENGRYITFANGKAYATSYAGPVTLDPKAPLGKVVEIDTINLSVTRQVTVGYQPDELEVVGNNLYVANSGGYRVPDYDRTISVIDLSTFKETKKIDVEVNLHRIKKDADGDLYVTSRGNYKDISSNLFVIDSKTHQIKKKFDIPVSNFTIDDDKLYYYSNEFSYTTFEYTKSYGVIDTKTEQVINNTLVNDPVINTIETPYGIAINPKTKDIFITDVGNYVSMGYVYCFDKNGVFKWKTGAGNIPAHFAFVYK